The following DNA comes from Thermodesulfobacteriota bacterium.
GGCAGCGCCTGACCCGCCAGGCGGAAACCATGACCCGGCCTGAAATGCACCTGAAAAATCTCACCGCCGACCCGCGGCGGCTGGAGGACTTTTCGCTGGCCGGTTCCGGTTTTTTCTATGATTTTTCGCGGCAGCGGGTTGACCAGTCCGTCATGGACCTGCTGCTGGAACTGGCCGGGGCAAGGAAGGTCACGGATCAGTTCCGGGCCATGGCCAGCGGCGCCGTCGTTAACGTCACCGAGAAGCGGGCCGCCCTCCACACCGCGGCCCGGGACCTTTCCGGCAAACCGCTCACTGCCGACGGCCTGGACGTAACCGCGGAAATCCGGCGGGTGCTGGAGGAAATCAGGGCGTTTTCCGCGGCCGTCCACAACGGGACCGTGACCGGCTCCACCGGTAAACCCTTCCGACACGTGGTGGTCATCGGCATCGGCGGCTCCTACCTGGGCACGGAGTGCGTGGCCCGTTCCCTGGAGGCCGTGGCCGACAAGGGCATCACCCTCCATTTTCTGGCCAACGTGGACATCCACGACTTCGGCCGGATCGCCGCCCGCATCGACCCGGAGACCACCCTCTGGATCGTGGTCTCCAAGACCTTCACCACCGCCGAAACCATGGCCAACGCCAATCAGGCCCGGCGGTTCATGGAACACAGAGGCCTCGACCCGGCCCGCCATTTCGTGGGTGTGACCAGCAAGGGCAGCCCCGGCGACCGGCCGGACGACCCGGGCGCCTTTCCGGTCATGCGCGCCTTTCATATGTTTGATTTTATCGGCGGCCGCTACAGTGTTACCTCGGCGGTGGGCGGGCTCCCCTTAAGCCTCTATCTGGGGTATGACCGGTTCGAAGCGTTCCTGCGGGGGGCCAATGACATGGACGTCCACTGCCTGTCCGCGCCGCCGGAAAAGAACATGCCCCTGATCGCCGCCCTGATCAGCATCTGGAACAACAATTTCCTCGGCTACCGCTGTCAGGCCGTCATTCCCTATTCGTCGCCCCTGGCCGAACTGGCGCCGCACATCCAGCAGCTTTACATGGAGAGCAACGGCAAGGCCGTCACCGCCGACGGGGCACCGGTGGAAGTGCCCACCGGCGTCATCATCTTCGGCGAGCCGGGCACCAACGCCCAGCATTCCTTCTTCCAGCTGGCCCACCAGGGCAATCCCTTCCCGGTTGAATTCATCGGCGTGATCACGCCCCAGTATGGCCAGTACCAGGAGATGTCCAAAGGCGTCACTAACCACCAGGAACTGTGGGCCAACCTCATCTCCCAGCCCCGGGCCCTGGCCGAGGGGAAACAGTCGGACGACCCGCACAAGTGTTTTTCCGGCAACCGGCCCTCGTCCACCATCATTGTCCCGGATCTGTCCCCGGCCGCCATCGGCCGGCTGATCGCCTTTTACGAAGCCCGTACGGTTTATGAGGCCTTCATCTGGGGAATCAATCCCTTTGACCAGTTCGGGGTGGAACTGGGCAAAGTTCTGGCCGACGGTCTCCGCAAGCAGATGGCGGAAAAGAACAAGAACGCCGCCCATCAATTTGATGGTGTCGATCCTATCTCACGGCATTACCTGGAAATGCTGATGAAGTAAAAAAGGGAACAAGGGGTCAAGGGGCCAAGAGAAAGTATCTGGGTATCTTCAGAGATGCCCTTTATTATTACGGCAACGCTATCGATCATCGGAACAGCGCACTAAATCCTGATATTCAGCGGACCCCCTGATATTGTTTAAATCACTATCT
Coding sequences within:
- the pgi gene encoding glucose-6-phosphate isomerase; protein product: MQKESLTRLDVWQRLTRQAETMTRPEMHLKNLTADPRRLEDFSLAGSGFFYDFSRQRVDQSVMDLLLELAGARKVTDQFRAMASGAVVNVTEKRAALHTAARDLSGKPLTADGLDVTAEIRRVLEEIRAFSAAVHNGTVTGSTGKPFRHVVVIGIGGSYLGTECVARSLEAVADKGITLHFLANVDIHDFGRIAARIDPETTLWIVVSKTFTTAETMANANQARRFMEHRGLDPARHFVGVTSKGSPGDRPDDPGAFPVMRAFHMFDFIGGRYSVTSAVGGLPLSLYLGYDRFEAFLRGANDMDVHCLSAPPEKNMPLIAALISIWNNNFLGYRCQAVIPYSSPLAELAPHIQQLYMESNGKAVTADGAPVEVPTGVIIFGEPGTNAQHSFFQLAHQGNPFPVEFIGVITPQYGQYQEMSKGVTNHQELWANLISQPRALAEGKQSDDPHKCFSGNRPSSTIIVPDLSPAAIGRLIAFYEARTVYEAFIWGINPFDQFGVELGKVLADGLRKQMAEKNKNAAHQFDGVDPISRHYLEMLMK